One window of the Mycobacterium sp. SVM_VP21 genome contains the following:
- a CDS encoding glycosyltransferase family 4 protein has product MSRVLLVTNDFPPRPGGIQCYLEELVRRIAGSGRHDVTVYAPRWKGADAFDDAAKSVGYQVVRHPGTLMVPGPGVDSRMRRLIADQGAQTVWFGAAAPLALEAQRARSAGATRVVASTHGHEVGWSMLPGARSVLRRIGDSCDTVTFVSHYTCGRFASAFGPDAALEHLPPGVDTDRFRPDPSARAELRARHGLGERPTVVCVSRLVPRKGQDMLIRALPAIRQRVDGAALVIVGGGPYAETLHKLAGECGVADAVTFTGGVPAAELPAHYLLGDVFAMPCRTRGAGLDVEGLGIVFLEASAAGVPVVAGDSGGAPETVLHNRTGLVVDGRAVRQIADAVAGLLADPDRAAAMGAAGRDWATGHWRWDTLAGRMADLLQA; this is encoded by the coding sequence GTGAGCCGGGTCCTGCTGGTAACCAATGATTTTCCGCCGCGTCCCGGCGGCATCCAGTGCTACCTGGAAGAGCTGGTGCGCCGTATCGCCGGTAGTGGGCGCCACGACGTGACGGTGTACGCGCCCCGGTGGAAGGGCGCGGACGCTTTCGATGACGCTGCGAAATCGGTCGGCTACCAGGTGGTGCGCCATCCCGGCACGCTGATGGTGCCGGGGCCGGGCGTCGACTCCCGGATGCGCCGGCTCATCGCCGACCAGGGGGCCCAGACCGTCTGGTTCGGTGCGGCCGCCCCGCTGGCGTTGGAGGCGCAGCGGGCGCGCTCTGCCGGTGCCACCCGGGTGGTGGCCAGCACGCACGGCCACGAGGTGGGCTGGTCGATGTTGCCCGGTGCCCGCTCGGTGTTGCGCCGGATCGGCGACTCCTGCGACACCGTCACCTTCGTCAGCCACTACACCTGCGGCCGGTTCGCCTCGGCGTTCGGCCCCGACGCCGCGCTGGAGCACCTGCCTCCCGGAGTGGACACCGACCGGTTCCGCCCGGACCCGAGTGCCCGCGCCGAATTGCGGGCCCGGCACGGGCTGGGTGAGCGTCCGACCGTGGTCTGCGTATCGCGGCTGGTGCCCCGCAAGGGCCAGGACATGCTGATTCGGGCGCTGCCGGCGATTCGGCAACGCGTGGACGGGGCTGCGCTGGTGATCGTCGGCGGTGGACCCTACGCCGAGACGTTGCACAAGCTGGCCGGCGAGTGCGGGGTCGCCGATGCGGTGACCTTCACCGGTGGTGTACCAGCCGCCGAACTGCCGGCCCACTACCTGCTCGGCGATGTGTTCGCGATGCCGTGCCGCACCCGCGGTGCCGGGCTTGACGTGGAGGGACTGGGTATCGTGTTCCTGGAGGCGTCGGCGGCCGGGGTCCCGGTGGTTGCCGGCGACTCGGGCGGCGCACCCGAAACCGTCCTGCACAACCGGACTGGCCTGGTGGTCGACGGCCGGGCTGTACGGCAGATTGCTGACGCCGTCGCCGGATTGCTCGCCGACCCCGATCGGGCCGCCGCGATGGGTGCGGCTGGACGCGATTGGGCGACCGGCCACTGGCGCTGGGACACCCTGGCCGGACGCATGGCCGACCTGCTGCAAGCCTGA
- a CDS encoding MFS transporter: MTSRVVNAQTTSRSQVAAWALWDCGATGVNAVVGTFVFSVYLTGQVGAGLPGATTPASWLGKALTVAGLLVALLAPVIGVWVNAPQRRRAALAVFTGLVVVLTAAMSLIDDDYHYLGFGLALLACAAVCSDLATVPYNAVLGQLSTPQNSGRISGIGSASGFFGSVLLLLVLYVGFIAGDGDTRGLFGLSVDHGQYIRVAMLVAAGWLIVFAAPLLFLVRTPPTTEPAPVAGLVSAYRTLWQEIKAEWRRDHNVIYYLLASAVFRDGLTGIFAFGAVLGVSVYGVSQADVLIFGVCVSIVAAVGAVVGGRLADRAGPKPVIIGSLAAMVAVGLTLLTASGPVAFWICGLLLCLFVGPILASARALMLRMSAPGKEGVAFGLYTTAGRAASFLAPWMFFTFVDLFGTDRAGMGGLCVVLVAGLIAMVAVRAPREAS; this comes from the coding sequence GTGACCAGCCGCGTGGTCAATGCGCAAACCACCTCGCGATCGCAGGTGGCGGCCTGGGCGCTGTGGGACTGCGGCGCGACGGGTGTCAATGCAGTCGTGGGCACCTTCGTCTTCTCCGTGTACCTGACCGGACAGGTCGGCGCGGGGCTGCCCGGCGCCACGACGCCGGCAAGCTGGCTGGGCAAGGCGCTGACCGTCGCGGGGCTGCTCGTCGCGCTCTTGGCTCCCGTGATCGGGGTCTGGGTCAACGCCCCGCAACGTCGCCGCGCCGCACTCGCGGTGTTCACCGGCCTGGTGGTGGTGCTGACCGCGGCGATGAGCCTCATCGATGACGACTATCACTATCTTGGGTTCGGACTGGCGCTGCTAGCCTGCGCCGCGGTATGCAGCGACCTGGCAACGGTGCCCTACAACGCCGTGCTGGGCCAGCTGTCCACACCGCAGAATTCCGGCAGGATCTCAGGAATCGGCTCGGCCTCAGGCTTTTTCGGCAGTGTGCTGTTGCTGCTGGTCCTCTATGTCGGTTTCATCGCCGGCGATGGTGACACCCGCGGCCTGTTCGGTCTCTCCGTCGACCACGGCCAGTACATCCGGGTGGCGATGCTGGTGGCCGCAGGTTGGCTGATCGTGTTCGCCGCTCCCCTGCTCTTTCTGGTGCGTACTCCGCCGACCACCGAGCCGGCACCGGTGGCCGGGCTCGTCAGCGCCTACCGCACGCTGTGGCAGGAGATCAAGGCCGAGTGGCGTCGCGACCACAACGTCATCTACTACCTGCTGGCCAGCGCGGTGTTTCGTGATGGGCTCACCGGGATCTTCGCGTTCGGCGCGGTGCTCGGTGTCAGCGTGTACGGCGTATCGCAAGCCGACGTGCTGATCTTCGGCGTCTGCGTCAGCATCGTCGCCGCGGTGGGCGCGGTGGTGGGCGGCCGGCTCGCCGACCGCGCCGGTCCCAAGCCCGTCATCATCGGCTCGCTGGCCGCCATGGTCGCGGTCGGGCTGACCCTGCTGACCGCCTCCGGGCCAGTGGCGTTCTGGATCTGCGGGCTGTTGCTCTGCCTTTTCGTCGGTCCGATTCTGGCGTCCGCCAGGGCGCTGATGCTGCGCATGTCCGCACCGGGCAAGGAGGGAGTGGCCTTCGGCCTCTACACCACCGCCGGACGCGCCGCATCATTCCTGGCGCCCTGGATGTTCTTCACCTTTGTCGATCTGTTCGGCACCGACCGGGCCGGAATGGGTGGGCTGTGTGTGGTCCTGGTGGCAGGCCTGATCGCCATGGTCGCCGTTCGGGCACCCCGCGAGGCGTCCTAG
- a CDS encoding GAP family protein — MWLTVLVMAFAVSLEPFRIGMTVLMLNRPRPVLQLSAFLIGGFAMGMTVGLVVLFVLRRRLLGSTYVTLPHVQILIGALALLAAAAVATKDRWSRRATPTRPVQRLLRSSSPWVAAAAGLGIALPSVDYLAALAVILASGAAVTAQVGALLMFHVVAFALIEIPLLAYVFAPKQTQAAITTVNDWIRSRRRVEVATLLAVVGSLLLAAGIISR; from the coding sequence ATGTGGCTGACGGTGCTGGTGATGGCATTTGCCGTGAGCCTCGAACCGTTCCGTATTGGTATGACGGTGTTGATGCTGAACCGGCCGCGGCCGGTGCTGCAACTGTCCGCGTTCCTGATCGGCGGCTTCGCAATGGGGATGACCGTGGGGCTGGTCGTCTTGTTCGTCCTACGCCGCCGTCTACTCGGCTCGACCTATGTCACCTTGCCCCATGTTCAGATCCTGATCGGGGCGCTGGCGCTGTTGGCCGCCGCCGCGGTGGCCACCAAGGACAGGTGGTCGCGCCGAGCCACGCCGACGAGGCCCGTCCAGCGCCTGTTGCGCAGCAGCTCGCCGTGGGTTGCGGCGGCGGCCGGCTTGGGGATCGCGTTGCCCTCGGTGGACTACCTGGCCGCTCTTGCCGTGATCTTGGCCTCCGGTGCCGCGGTCACCGCGCAGGTCGGGGCGTTGCTGATGTTCCACGTCGTCGCATTCGCACTGATCGAGATCCCGCTGCTGGCATATGTATTCGCGCCGAAGCAGACGCAGGCGGCGATCACCACGGTCAACGACTGGATTCGGTCACGTCGCCGCGTCGAGGTCGCCACCCTGCTCGCCGTCGTCGGCAGCCTGTTGCTCGCCGCCGGCATCATCAGTCGCTGA